The region AACCATTTGCAGCGCACTTGAGTGTGCCGAAAAAACTTACTGCAGGGACTTGATATCTAATTGCGTTTGCCGCTTGTAGGTCCGTCGCTCGTTGTTGCTCTCCTCCAGCTGGGCGCGTAGGATTTGAGTCTCGTCTAAAGTGCTGACACATCTCTGCTTCTCATATTCGCTGCTGACGCGGGCCTGAATCAGCTCGCTCTGCTGGCGCAGCATGAGCTCCTGAAGTTCGACGACCGTGTTGGGCAGATTTATGTACTGGTTCTCGATCTCTTCGGAAGTGGCCAGGTAGCGACCGGATAGAAAGTCGTTGTCGGCCTGCAGGGTCTCCAGTTGCTTGTTGACACGCTCCCGATCGTCGGTGATGCGCTGCAGCTGCCTCATCACCGCATCCTTGGTGTCGAGAAACTTTTGTTGCAtgtccagcagctgctgctcgttgGCCGTGGATTTCTCGCGCAGGTTTTGTACTTCACTCTTGTGTGCCTCGCGTTTCTCCTGCCACTGATCCTCCAGATCTTTGCGAAGCGCTGCTTCTCTACCCAACGTCTCACGGGCCTCCACAAGCTGTTTCTGTAGCAGATCCAcctgcttttgctgctttttaATATTTGCAGTTAGGTCCTCAGCTGTCTTCTGTGCCACACTACAGGCCTCGCAGCTTGACTCTGCCACATCCATGGATGTCGACTTGTGTATGGCAGACATATCGGTGACAACGGCCTGCTTAGCGATTGACTTGGACTGCAGTTGGCCATCTTGCTCCCGCAACTTCTCTTTCAAGGCCTTCATCTCCTCCTGCAGCTGTTCGACTATGGAATGCAGCATTTCCGCATCTTCTGATGCCTGCAAAAGAGACATGGATCAGAGATATTGGCTGCTGTTTGGGCGGACTTACATATTGTTTCCCGTTTCCTTTGTTGCTCGACCCTCGAAGACTGTCGTCCTCTTGCTGAAAGCTGCTGTTTAGCGAATCGCTTCCCAGTTTTCTCACAGACCCCAGCGTCCTCTTAACCTGATTCAGCATTTGCGGGGCCAAGCCACCAGATGACTCAACCTGGGGCTGTTGGACCTGCACTTGTatctgctggagctgctgctgttgttgctgttggtattTATTAAGCTCCAGTTTAATGCGCTCCAGCTCACTTTTATAGTTTGACGACTCTTCGATTGTGTCCTgcaccagctgctgcagcgacGATATCTCCTCCTGAGCCTTGATGTCCTTCAGCTGCATCTCGTTCTCGGACTTTAGATCCGCCACCATCAGGTGTGTCTTGAGCTCGTCCAACTCATCTTGCAGCTTCTTGCGCTCGGCCATGCTCTGGGCATGTTCGGCCTCCTTCTGCATGTACAGCTCCCGCATCTTAGCCCGCTGCGTATTAAACTCATTCTGCATCTTACGGATCTCAGTCTGTTCAATTGATGTATGCTGGTTTGTGgcgtcatcatcgtcagcTGAAACACAAGATTCATTGATTATCATGGTTATTTCGGGGCCGACCGTAATTTGTCGGCTGCCTCACCATTTGCCGCCACAGTGGAGACCCTAGAGTCTGTCGGGGATTCATTTTCCTCCATTTTTGTTCagttaaattgtatttattgagTTTATTTTATCATTTCAGGCGGTCGGTcaaaatatactaaaaaatactagaaaatactatgaaAAGTATACAAATTGCGaggtgtgtgagctagacGTGGTGGTAAGAAAATCAGATACGGTCTGGCCCTCAGAACTATACCAacatataccgtctcattttcaaaatataccgtaaatatgcTGACGAATTAAAGTTCTATAATACATATTCCTtatttttgatcttccgttgAAGATTACTAGCTAGAATATTaccctcagccctgcccacataattttatccgatgaatgaatcaattttctattttattgGCTAATTTTAAATACTTTCTTTAATTTCCTCTTGTCTAAACAAAAGTTTCAAACCTAATAAAACGCAAGAGAAAAATTgttccaattgctcaatttagaTATTCTcttgaataatgctgactaactaaaactttagctctgcccacataattcttgaccattgatgaataaagtttctacaagattgggtACTTTAGTACTCCTAAGAAACGTAAGGGAGTAGGGACATTGTTGAGCTGAAAAAGGACATTGTGGATTAGGTCCCACCAAACTTGAGCGCCCAAAagcaaattgtttgaaagtgaatgaatGGAATAAACAACCTATCAACAGTTTTGATTGCCTGGTATCCATAGTTCTGTTAAAGTGTAATACCTTAGTTTCTGAAGGTCAATATTCTGTAAGAAATTAGTGCATCCATGGTATGATAAATTCTTAGGGATGAAATCTTATAGCAATCTATCTTATTGGTTCTTTTTCAGAGGAAGGTGCCGCCCATATTCATGTACAATGGGTACAGTATTATGTGTAATATTTTTTGCAGCCAAGTGATGAAAGACGAAAAAATCCAGCAGATATTCAATGAGCACTTCTTTATGGCTGGGACGTAACACAGCAGCACCATGCAGATGATTTGCATGCTCGCTTGTCCTCTATGATCAATCGTGAGGCTGCCGCAGAATGTTGTAAGATAGAGCTGGACGAGTTCCCGGCCTTCCTGATCGTTGCTGAGAGTAGTGACATTGGTTTTTACCATGCCCCACAAATGATCCATGCCAATATAGGGTCGGAGGAGTTGCAGCACCAGCTTATGAAGTGTATTACCTCCATCAAGGGGTCCATGAGCTAGTGTCTTTGTGTCCTAGAGCTGAAATAGTCTTGAATTACCTTTCACTTAGGACCGAGAATAGGTCTTCAATGTGACACAGTCTTGCATCGATGCCATCCAACTGACTTGTCATGAACTACTGAAAAAGCTGAGTGCCTCCACGTTGGTCCCGGTCATTGACTGAGCAATCGATACTACTACCACTACCGTTTCCAGATACCTATGTAGATATATCCA is a window of Drosophila pseudoobscura strain MV-25-SWS-2005 chromosome 3, UCI_Dpse_MV25, whole genome shotgun sequence DNA encoding:
- the Rbpn-5 gene encoding rab GTPase-binding effector protein 1, producing MEENESPTDSRVSTVAANADDDDATNQHTSIEQTEIRKMQNEFNTQRAKMRELYMQKEAEHAQSMAERKKLQDELDELKTHLMVADLKSENEMQLKDIKAQEEISSLQQLVQDTIEESSNYKSELERIKLELNKYQQQQQQQLQQIQVQVQQPQVESSGGLAPQMLNQVKRTLGSVRKLGSDSLNSSFQQEDDSLRGSSNKGNGKQYASEDAEMLHSIVEQLQEEMKALKEKLREQDGQLQSKSIAKQAVVTDMSAIHKSTSMDVAESSCEACSVAQKTAEDLTANIKKQQKQVDLLQKQLVEARETLGREAALRKDLEDQWQEKREAHKSEVQNLREKSTANEQQLLDMQQKFLDTKDAVMRQLQRITDDRERVNKQLETLQADNDFLSGRYLATSEEIENQYINLPNTVVELQELMLRQQSELIQARVSSEYEKQRCVSTLDETQILRAQLEESNNERRTYKRQTQLDIKSLQDRLTEHLLTVQSYETTKTQLERKEAELNKQLSESRVEIIELQEANEKQNKTNADYKTKIKTLQEELSTMETVQKDFVKLSQTLQISLEELRHADTEVRWQDDEDVNNCPTCHAGFTVMVRKIHCRHCGHIYCDKCLTKTVPSGPRKRVARVCDICHTLLTPNTAPYFSQGQPPQQHHNQNQNHSQGQQQQSN